A single window of Archangium gephyra DNA harbors:
- a CDS encoding YceI family protein has product MRRLVPLLMMTLGWPGMAAAQTAVELQPGGELAIDGTSTVRDFTCKAKGVEARFTPGEAGGELTLEQLAGALREAQLEIPTGKLDCANGTMNEHMYAALQLPQHPTIRFRMSGYEAGAPKDGQVPLRLRGELTMAGVTKPVDLVARASSTPEGKLRVQGRYLLRMTDWGVRPPTLMLGTLKVGDAVVIRFDLALGRK; this is encoded by the coding sequence ATGAGACGCCTTGTTCCGCTGCTGATGATGACGCTGGGCTGGCCGGGGATGGCCGCCGCGCAGACCGCCGTGGAGTTGCAGCCGGGTGGAGAGCTGGCCATCGACGGCACCTCCACGGTGCGTGACTTCACCTGCAAGGCAAAGGGGGTGGAGGCCCGGTTCACTCCGGGCGAGGCCGGCGGTGAGCTCACGTTGGAGCAACTGGCCGGAGCGCTGCGCGAGGCCCAGCTGGAGATTCCCACCGGCAAGCTGGACTGCGCCAACGGGACGATGAACGAGCACATGTATGCCGCCCTGCAGCTGCCGCAACACCCCACCATCCGCTTCCGGATGAGTGGCTACGAGGCGGGTGCTCCGAAGGACGGCCAGGTGCCCCTGCGCCTCCGCGGCGAGCTCACGATGGCGGGGGTGACGAAGCCGGTGGACCTGGTGGCCCGCGCCTCGTCCACGCCCGAGGGCAAGCTGCGGGTGCAGGGCCGGTACCTGCTGCGCATGACGGATTGGGGCGTGCGCCCTCCCACCCTGATGCTGGGCACCCTGAAGGTGGGTGACGCCGTGGTCATCCGCTTCGACCTCGCCCTCGGGCGGAAGTAG